GCAGAGCGCGCCAGTGGGCAAGGCGCGGCAGCGGCCATTCGGCGGCGGCGAACAGCACCTCGGCACCGGCAACCATATGGGCGCGTATCCATTCCGGAAACCGGATATCGTAGCAGATAACGCCGGCGCAGGGAGTCCCGTCGAGATCGAACAGGCCTTTGGACGAGCCCGGCTGGAGATACAGGTGCTCATCCATTAGACGGAACAGATGCAGCTTGCTGTATTCCAAGACAGGCAGACCCTCGCGGTTCACGGCGAACATGGTGTTGGTTGCGCCGCCCCCGCGCTGCCAGGCGGTGGAGCCTGCGACAATGTTGATGCCGTATTCTTTGGCCAAGCCGCCGATAAACGCTAATGCCGCCGTTCCTTCGGGATCGGCCATTTCGCCAAGACGCGTCAGGTCGTAGCCGGTCGTCCACAGCTCGGGCAGCAGGAGACAGTCCGGCTGCCTTTCAGCCGCAAGGCGGATGGCGCGCTCCGCTGAAGCGTAGTTGGCCACCGGATCGCCGAAGGCGATGTCGAGCTGAAGCAGGGAAACTTTCATTTGGCGGTCCACCTCCTTATGTATAGCACTATACGTTTCCCTGTTGCTCAAAGCAACATGGAGCCCCGGCTTGTCTTCTCTGGGACAGCCCCGACATTGACAAAACCGGCTGAGGGAAGTAAAAAAAGAGGAGATACCGGAAGAAAAGAGGTAGGGGACATGAAAATATCGATAACCCGCACCGCAGAGCGCCATGGCGAAGTCTATTTCTCCTCGGCCTATGGCGAGGGCAAGGGGCAATGGCTTGGCGCTTCCCCATATGTTCTTGGAGAGGAATACGAGGCCGAATTTGAACTTCCCGAGCTCTTCATCAAATGGGTTGACCTCGTCCCGGTGCCCGGGCAGCCGCTGGCGATCTCGATGGAAGCGGGCAAGAACGTTCTGACCGGTACGCTGGAGGATATCGAGGAGGACGGAACGGCCTATCTGCGGCTCGGAGAGTCGCTGATTATGTTCGAATGCCTCGGCGAGCCTATGGCGATTGGCGGCACTGTGGAGCTTACGGCCGGAATCCTCCGCATCTATCCGGCCGCTTACTAGCGCCGGAAGGGCCCTCCATTTCGGCGTGCGGCGGTTCAGCGGCCGAAGAGGTGGGAGAAGCCGGGCTTGTGCGCGGTTACTTCCGCGGGTATGCTTAATTAAAGAAGCTGTAAGGAGCAGAAGCGATATGAACAGTGATATTCAGCAATTTAAAAGCGAGTTTTTCAAGGCGTTGGCTCATCCGATGCGCATCCGCATTTTGGAACTGCTAAGCGAAGGGGAGAAGAACGTTAACGAGATGCAGGCGATTCTGGGTTCGGAGGGCTCCGCCGTATCGCAGCAGCTCGCCGTTCTGCGGGCAAAGAACGTGGTGAACAGTGTGAAGGAGGGCACCTCGGTCATCTATTCGCTCCGTGATCCGCTGATCAAGGATCTGCTGGCTGTGGCCAAGCAAATCTTCGATAACCACCTGGTCAACGCCATCTCTCTGCTTGAGGAGATCCGCAGCGAATAAATGCTGCGGCTCCCGCAAGGTTTAAATTGAAGGCGTTCTCAGGCGGTGCGGCTGCGGAGGATCGAGGCTTTTTAGGATTGACAACGAAAAAAGACAGGAGTAATGTGTCATATATATTCAAATAATCAGATATTCAAAGAAAAGAAGGTTATAACATGATCGGATGGAGCCGATTTCAGGACTACAGCATGAGTTCTCTGCGGAAGGACCTTGTTTCCGGCGTAATTGTCGGCGTTATTGCCATTCCTCTGGGAATGGCTTTTGCCATTGCATCGGGCGTCAAGCCGGAATACGGCATTTACACGACGATCGTCGCCGGCATTCTGATCTCTCTGTTTGGAGGATCGAGGTTTCAGATTGGAGGCCCGACTGGGGCTTTTATCCCGATTCTGTTCGCCATTGGGGCGGAGTATGGCTACGAGAATCTGCTCATTGCGGGCATGATGGCCGGTATTATTCTTGTCTTAATGGGTGCGCTCCGGCTCGGCGTCCTGATCAAATTCATCCCTAAACCCGTCACGATCGGATTTACGGCAGGCATCGCCGTCATCATCTTTACCGGACAGATCGCCAGCTTCCTTGGTCTCAAGGGCATAGAGCGGCATGAGAAGTTCGTGGACAACATGCGCGAGATCGGCCGTCATCTTTCGACGATTAATCTATACAGCATCCTGACCGCGGCAATCTGCCTGGCGGTGGTGCTGCTGGCGGTCCGGTTCGCCCCGAAGGTGCCGGGCTCGCTGATCGGCCTGATCGTTGCCACTGTAACGGCAGCTCTGTTCTTCAGCGGCAAGGTCACGACGATCGGCTCGGCTTACGGAGACATCCCGAACACGCTGCCAAGCTTCCACTTCCCGGTTATTACCTGGGATCGGATCGGATCGCTGCTGCGGCCCGCGTTCCTGATTGCGATGCTGGGCGCGATTGAGTCGCTGCTGTCGGCCGTCGTGGCCGACGGGATGAGCTGCAGTCGGCATGACAGCAACCGCGAACTGATCGGACAAGGCATCGCCAACATCGCGGCGCCGCTGTTCGGCGGGATTCCGGCGACCGGCGCGATAGCCCGGACGGCGACCAATATCAAGAGCGGGGCCGCTTCCCCGCTGTCCGGCGTGATTCACGGTGTCGTGGTATTCCTGATTCTGCTGCTGTTCGCCCCGTATGCTTCCAGTATTCCTCTGGCGGCGATGTCGCCGATTCTGATGGTGGTCGCCTGGAATATGAGCGAACGGAAGGCGTTTCTTCATCTGCTCAAGACGAAGACGGGAGATTCGCTGGTGCTGCTGATTACCTTTCTGCTTACGGTCTTCGCCGATCTGACGGCGGCCGTGGAAGTGGGTCTGGTGCTGGCCGTTATCCTGTTCGTGAAACGGATGGGCGAGGTTCATCTGGTCTCCAAGGTGCTGCCCGATCCGGAGTCGGTTAAAGTGGGGCCGCATATGGTCTCCGAGGAGCATGACTGCCCGCAGATCGGCATTTACAACGTGGAAGGCCCGCTGTTCTTCGGGGCGGCGTACCGTTTTGAGAACACGATGCCCGGCGCCGGGCCGGATCAGCCGAGAGTAGTTCTCCTGCGGATGAGCAAAGTGCCGCTGATGGATACGACCGGCGAGAGCAATCTGGCGGAGCTTGTTAGGCATTTGGAAAGTTCGGGCGGCAAGCTGCTCATCTCCTGTATACAGCCCCAGCCGCTTGAGCTGCTGCGGAAGACCGGACTCTACGAGCGGATCGGCGCTTCCCGGTTCTACGATCATACGGGGGAGGCCATCAATGAAGCGCTCCAGACCGTTTCCCGGGAGCAGTGCATCGGCTGCCGGCATGCCGCCTTCCGGGAATGCGCCGCCTTGTCCGGTTATGAAGAAGCGCAGAACCGGCTTGGCTTCAAGGCGCGCTCCAATCCGAAAGTCGCCCGCTGACCGTTTGGCGGCGGAGCAAAGTGAAGATAAACCTTGAAAACCGCCCGGGCGAACAGCGCCCGGGCCTTTTTGGGTGGACGGGGGCCTTTCTTCTTCTATACAATGGGGGAATATACATTATTATCGCTGATAAGGAGAATGCAAACCGATGAAGGAGCTGAATTATCCGAAAGTATTTCTGCTGCTTGCCGGGCTTACTCTGGCAACGCTGGCCGTGTATGGCATAGTTTCGCTGCGGACCGATGATTACTACAAGTTTTTGATCTGGAATCTGTTTTTGGCCTGGCTGCCGTTTCTGTTCTCGCTGGCGGCGCATGCGTTGCACAAACGGAATTCCAGCAGTCTGCTGCTGTTTCCGCTCGGAGCGGCCTGGCTCGTCTTTTTCCCCAATGCCCCGTATATTATGACCGATCTGCTTCATTTGACGATTCGGAGCGGTATTTATATTGTTAACGGCGTCGTCCAGAGCCGGTTCTGGTATGATCTCACCATGCTGCTGCTGTTCACTTGGACCGCGTGGCTGACCGGATTTTTCTCGCTGTACCAATTTCAGACGGTGATTTGGCGCAAGAGCGGTCTTGTGGTGTCCTGGCTGTTCGTGCTGGCCGCCTGCGCTCTCGGAGGGTACGGGGTACTGCTTGGCCGGGTATACCGTCTCAACAGCTGGGATGTGCTGACAGACAGGCACCGGCTGTATCAACTGATGCTGGACAGCGTGAACCGACAATCCATCTTTTTCAGCCTGTTCATCGCCTTTGTGCTGCTGGTCATCTATATGACTCTGTACAGTCTGCTGAATGCGCGCGGAAGCAGGGGCGGTGCGCGGTGGCCGCGCTAATCCTGCGGACCCGGATCGTAGCCGAACCGCTTGAGGTCGATAACTCCGAGGTCGTCGAACTCG
This region of Paenibacillus sp. URB8-2 genomic DNA includes:
- a CDS encoding SulP family inorganic anion transporter; the encoded protein is MIGWSRFQDYSMSSLRKDLVSGVIVGVIAIPLGMAFAIASGVKPEYGIYTTIVAGILISLFGGSRFQIGGPTGAFIPILFAIGAEYGYENLLIAGMMAGIILVLMGALRLGVLIKFIPKPVTIGFTAGIAVIIFTGQIASFLGLKGIERHEKFVDNMREIGRHLSTINLYSILTAAICLAVVLLAVRFAPKVPGSLIGLIVATVTAALFFSGKVTTIGSAYGDIPNTLPSFHFPVITWDRIGSLLRPAFLIAMLGAIESLLSAVVADGMSCSRHDSNRELIGQGIANIAAPLFGGIPATGAIARTATNIKSGAASPLSGVIHGVVVFLILLLFAPYASSIPLAAMSPILMVVAWNMSERKAFLHLLKTKTGDSLVLLITFLLTVFADLTAAVEVGLVLAVILFVKRMGEVHLVSKVLPDPESVKVGPHMVSEEHDCPQIGIYNVEGPLFFGAAYRFENTMPGAGPDQPRVVLLRMSKVPLMDTTGESNLAELVRHLESSGGKLLISCIQPQPLELLRKTGLYERIGASRFYDHTGEAINEALQTVSREQCIGCRHAAFRECAALSGYEEAQNRLGFKARSNPKVAR
- a CDS encoding carbon-nitrogen family hydrolase, with amino-acid sequence MKVSLLQLDIAFGDPVANYASAERAIRLAAERQPDCLLLPELWTTGYDLTRLGEMADPEGTAALAFIGGLAKEYGINIVAGSTAWQRGGGATNTMFAVNREGLPVLEYSKLHLFRLMDEHLYLQPGSSKGLFDLDGTPCAGVICYDIRFPEWIRAHMVAGAEVLFAAAEWPLPRLAHWRALLVSRAIENQCYVVACNRAGSDPANVFAGHSMIIDPWGEIVCEAGEGEEIVSGELDLAKVREARRQIPVFADRRPELYT
- a CDS encoding ArsR/SmtB family transcription factor; translation: MNSDIQQFKSEFFKALAHPMRIRILELLSEGEKNVNEMQAILGSEGSAVSQQLAVLRAKNVVNSVKEGTSVIYSLRDPLIKDLLAVAKQIFDNHLVNAISLLEEIRSE
- a CDS encoding DUF1361 domain-containing protein, with translation MKELNYPKVFLLLAGLTLATLAVYGIVSLRTDDYYKFLIWNLFLAWLPFLFSLAAHALHKRNSSSLLLFPLGAAWLVFFPNAPYIMTDLLHLTIRSGIYIVNGVVQSRFWYDLTMLLLFTWTAWLTGFFSLYQFQTVIWRKSGLVVSWLFVLAACALGGYGVLLGRVYRLNSWDVLTDRHRLYQLMLDSVNRQSIFFSLFIAFVLLVIYMTLYSLLNARGSRGGARWPR